The genome window ATCCCCGGACATCCTTCCAGTCGGCATCGACACCGTACTCGCTGTAAAGACCGGCCTTGTTTTCCCCGGCGGCTTTATCCGACCAGGGGAAGACGCTCCCGCCGCAGTTCCCGCCGATCTCGGTGGTTACTCCCTGCCTGATTTTACTCTCCGCCTGCGGATTGACAAGCAGGTGAATATCGGTATGGGTGTGGACATCGATGAATCCCGGCGCAACCGCCAGTCCGCGGGCGTCGATGACCTTAAGTGCCCGTTTTGCGGAAATGCTCCTGCCAATCTTCACGATACGGTCGCCCAGAACGGCGACATCCGCCCCGATACCGGGACCGCCGAGACCGTCATACACTGTCCCGCCCTGTATCACGAGGTCGTACGCCGCTCCCTTCGAGCACCCCGAAAGGAAAGCATTCAGGGTTAAAACCGCACCCGGCGCTGATTTCCGTATGAACAGCCGTCGGTTCATTCACTGTTCCTTTGAATTCTGATATACAGGCACTGAGGACGAATATTAGCACGTTTCCTGTCCCCCCTTCGATAAGGGGGGACTACAGGGGGGATCTTCGTAACCTGTTGAGAAATTTGATCCCCCTGTCCTTCGGACATCCCCCTTTTTAAGGGGGATTTACTGTAAAATCAATTCTTTTTGTGATTTCTGTTTTATGGAATCTGTAAACGGATTGGATTAATTAACACGTGCTATGATAGTTCCTCTCATCCGGCGGGACGGTTGGTCGCCATGTGACGGCCGCCATCAACATTGAGCAGAACACCGGTAATCCATGCGCTCTGGTCGGAGGCGAAAAAGAGCGCGGCATCGGCGATGTCCTTCGGTTTCCCGTTACGGCCCAGCGGATGGAGCGGGCGCATTTTCTCCCAGAACGGGGGAACATTCTCCCTGCCGAAAATGGGCTCCGAAAGCTCGGTATCCTCGACTACCGCCGGGAGTATGCAGTTGACACGGACGTTGTCCCCCGCCATCTCCATCGCGGCGACCTGCGACAGTGTCTGGAGAGCGGCTTTCGATGCGCAGTAAACTCCGACTCCGGGATACGCTTTTATACCCGCAATCGAGGAGATGTTGATGATGGAGCCGCCGCCGTTCTTCTTCATGAAGGGCAGAACATTGGCCATGAGCCGCCATGGTCCCCATGCATTGGTCTTCATCATGAGGTCCCATTCCCCGACCGGCGTTTCACCGAGCGTCCCGAACCGCATGACTCCGGCATTGTTGACCAGGATGTCGATTTTCCCGGTTTTTTGCACGGTTTCCATAAAGAGACGCCGTATATCGTCTTCCACGGTGATATCGGCAGCAATACAGAACACGCGACTGCTGTCGCCGAGCAGAGCGGCGGTTTCAGTGAGTTTGTCCTTCCGTCTGCCGCAGAGAACGACGGCGGCGCCCTCATCATGAAAACGACGGGCAATCGCCTGTCCGATTCCTGTGCCGCCGCCGGTGATTATGGCTGTTTTACCATCGAGCTGTCCCATTATATCCTCCTTGTGATTACATGTATCTGTCGAATATACAGGCAATTACATTCATCTCAAAAAAAACGGTATTTCAAGGCTCTGCCGGATAATATACAAGAGTCTTCATGTAATTATACATACGGAGAAAGGCATTCTCAAGGTTTTTCATGACAAAGCCGCAGTGTAAGGTTATATTTGATACACCATCGTTACAACCATGTGTATTCACCGGTATTCATCGGTACAATTCCGAAGGAAATAAGACATGAAAAAAACGTACGTTTTCATGATAACAGCCGCAGTCCTCATCTGTTTGTATCTATTCGGATGCGGGAAGGAGCAGAAACCTGTTGTGACGCCATCCTCTCCGGCGTCGCTCGCGGATGTGGTACAGCAGGGAAAATCCGACATGTTCGCTGTCGCCTTCGACCGCTACCGTCAGGGCGATACAAAAGACCTGCCCATCGGGGTATTCGATTCCGGTATCGGCGG of bacterium contains these proteins:
- a CDS encoding SDR family oxidoreductase; translation: MGQLDGKTAIITGGGTGIGQAIARRFHDEGAAVVLCGRRKDKLTETAALLGDSSRVFCIAADITVEDDIRRLFMETVQKTGKIDILVNNAGVMRFGTLGETPVGEWDLMMKTNAWGPWRLMANVLPFMKKNGGGSIINISSIAGIKAYPGVGVYCASKAALQTLSQVAAMEMAGDNVRVNCILPAVVEDTELSEPIFGRENVPPFWEKMRPLHPLGRNGKPKDIADAALFFASDQSAWITGVLLNVDGGRHMATNRPAG